A window from Pagrus major chromosome 4, Pma_NU_1.0 encodes these proteins:
- the LOC140994421 gene encoding cortexin domain-containing 1 protein — protein sequence MEVESTTEPAFVDVDQGLTLACIAFLCLLLVAMIIRCAKVIMDPYSAIPTSTWEEQHLDD from the coding sequence aTGGAGGTGGAGAGCACTACAGAGCCAGCCTTCGTCGACGTGGACCAGGGCCTGACTCTGGCCTGCATCGCCTTCCTCTGCCTGCTGCTGGTGGCAATGATCATCCGCTGCGCCAAGGTCATCATGGACCCCTACAGCGCCATCCCCACCTCCACATGGGAGGAACAACACCTGGATGACTGA